The genomic segment GTGTCTGCCACCCTCACCCCGTCACCGGTCCGCCGTACGCCCGAGCCGACGGCCCCCCGCCGCCGTACCCGGGTCCTCGCCCTGCCCGAGGCCCGCTGGGCGCTGGCCTCGACCGTCGCCTTCCTGCTCGCGTTCCCGCTGGACCTGGCCGGGGCCTCCGCCTGGCTGTACGGCCCGCTCTACGCGATCGCCTACGCGGCCGGCGGCTGGGAGCCCGCCCTCGAAGGGCTGCGGGCGCTGCGCGAGAAGAGCCTCGACGTCGATCTGCTGATGATCGTCGCGGCGCTGGGCGCGGCCGCCATCGGCCAGGTCCTGGACGGCGGCCTGCTGATCGTCATCTTCGCCACCTCCGGCGCCCTGGAGGCCCTGGCCACCGCCCGCACCGCGGACTCCGTACGGGGCCTCCTCGACCTCGCCCCCACGACGGCCACCCGGCTGTCGGCGGACGGCTCCGCCGAGGAGACCGTGCCGACCGGCCGTCTCGCCGTCGGTGACGTGGTGTTGATCCGCCCCGGCGAGCGCATCGGTGCCGACGGGCAGGTCCTGGCGGGGGAGAGCGAGGCCGACCAGGCCACCATCACCGGCGAACCGCTGCCCGTCCCCAAGTCCCCCGGCGACGAGGTCTTCGCGGGCACCCTCAACGGCACGGGCGCGCTGCGCGTCCGCGTCGCACGCGACCCGGCCGACTCCGTGATCGCCCGCATCGTGAGCCTCGTCGAGGAGGCCTCCCGCACCAAGGCGCCGACCCAGCTGTTCATCGAGAAGGTCGAACAGCGGTACGCCGTCGGTGTCGTCGTCGCCACCCTCGCCGTCTTCGGCATCCCGCTGGCCTTCGGCGAGGACCTCACGGCCGCGCTGCTCCGCGCCATGACCTTCATGATCGTGGCCTCGCCCTGCGCGGTCGTCCTCGCCACCATGCCGCCGCTGCTCTCCGCCATCGCCAACGCCGGCCGCCACGGTGTCCTCGTGAAGTCCGCTGTCGCGATGGAGCGGCTGGGCGAGATCGACGTCGCCGCCCTCGACAAGACCGGCACGCTCACGGAGGGCACACCGGAGGTCACGGCCGTACGGCCGCTGCCGGGCTCCGGGCTCGACGAGGACGGGCTGCTGTCCCTGGCCGCGGCCGCGGAGCATCCCAGCGAACATCCGCTGGCCCGCGCGGTGGTCGCCGCCGCCGGCGCCCGGGGGCTACGGATCGCCGCCGCCGACGACTTCGTGGCAACCCCCGGACGAGGGGTGCGGGCGACCGTCGAGGGGTGCGTGGTGACCGTGGGGCGGCCGGGGGAGTACGGGGGCGCCGTCGGCGGTGAGGTCTCCGGGGGCGGCAGTTCCGACGGGACGACCGTTCTCGTCGAGCGGGACGGGGTCGCCGTCGGGACGCTCACCCTGGCCGACCGCCCGCGCCAGGACGCGCCCGCGGCGGTGGCCGCGCTCGCCGCCGTGACCGGTGCGTCGCCGGTCCTGCTGACCGGGGACAACGTGCGTGCCGCCGACCAGGTGGCGGCGGCCACCGGGATCGTCGAGGTGCGCGCCGGGCTGTTGCCGGAGGGCAAGGTGGAGGCCGTACGGGAGCTGCAGGCCGGGGGCGGGAAGGTGCTCTTCGTCGGCGACGGGGTCAATGACGCGCCCGCGCTCGCCGCCGCGCACTCCGGGGTGGCGATGGGGCGGGCCGGGTCCGATCTCGCCCTGGAGACGGCGGACGCGGTGGTGGTGCGGGACGAGCTCGGCGCGATCGCGGCGGTGGTGCGGTTGTCGCGGGCGGCCCGGCGGTTGGTGGTCCAGAACCTGGTGATCGCGGGGGTCTGCATCGCCGTGCTGGTGGTGTGGGACCTGGTGGGGCATCTGCCGTTGCCCCTGGGCGTGGCCGGGCATGAAGGGTCCACCGTGGTGGTGGGGCTCAATGGGCTGCGGTTGTTGCGGGAGGCCGCGTGGCGTAACGCTGCGGGAGGTTAGCGGCGCCTGCGGGGGAGGGCGGTTCGTCTGGTGGCGGCCGCGGATCCGTACGGGCTGGTCGCGCCGTTCCCCGCGCCCCTGGAGGGGCTCGGCGGTCACGAGGCCGCCCCAGCCTCGATGTCGGATTTCCGCCAGCCCGGCACCCTCTCCCTCCCCGATGCTTGAGTCATGCGGAACGGGATGTACGCGGATACGGAGCGGTGTGTGCGGGCCGTGCGGTCGAAGGACGCGCGGTTCGACGGGTGGTTCTTCACGGCCGTGATCACCACGCGGATCTACTGTCGGCCCAGCTGCCCGGTGGTGCCGCCGAAGGCGGAGAACATGACGTTCTATCCGAGTGCGGCGGCGTGTCAGCAGGCCGGGTTCCGGGCGTGCAAGCGGTGTCGGCCGGACACCAGTCCCGGGTCGCCGGAGTGGGATCAGCGAGCGGACCTCGTCGCGCGGGCGATGCGGCTGGTGGCGGACGGGGTGGTGGACCGGGAGGGCGTGCCGGGGCTGGCACGGCGGCTCGGCTACAGCACCCGGCAGGTCGAGCGGCAGCTGCTGGCCGAGCTGGGCGCGGGGCCGCTGGCGCTCGCCCGGGCGCAGCGGGCGCAGACCGCGCGGCTGCTGATCGAGACGACCGCGCTGCCGATGGCGGAGATCGCGTTCGCCGCCGGGTTCGCCTCGATCCGGACGTTCAACGACACCGTGCGGGAGGTCTTCGCGCTGTCGCCGAGCGAACTACGCGAGCGGGCCACCCGGTCGGCCCGACAGCGCTCCGACTCCCCCGGCACGTCAGGGGTGTTGAGCCTCCGGCTGCCCTTCCGGGCCCCGCTCAACCCCGACAACCTCTTCGGCCACCTCGCCGCGACCGCCGTACCCGGAGTGGAGGAGTGGCGCGACGGCGCGTACCGGCGCACGCTCCGCCTGCCCTACGGCCACGGCATCGTGGGCCTCACGCCGCAGCCCGACCACATCGCCTGCCGGCTCACCCTCAGCGACCTGCGCGACCTGCCCGTCGCCATCAGCCGCTGCCGCCGCATGCTCGACCTGGACGCCGACCCGGTCGCCGTCGACGAGCAGCTGCGCACCGACCCGGTGCTCGCGCCGCTGGTGGACAAGGCTCCCGGGCGACGGGTGCCGCGTACCGTCGACGAGGCCGAGTTCGCCGTACGGGCGGTGCTCGGCCAGCAGGTCTCCACGGCTGCCGCCCGGACGCACGCGGCCCGGCTGGTCGTCGCGCACGGCGAACCGGTCGACGACCCCGAGGGGGGTCTCACCCATCTCTTCCCGTCCCCCGAGGCGCTGGCGGCGGTCGACCCCGAGACCCTCGCGATGCCCCGCACCCGCCGGACCACCTTCACCACGCTGGTACGGCAACTCACCGACGGG from the Streptomyces sp. NBC_00310 genome contains:
- a CDS encoding heavy metal translocating P-type ATPase, translated to MVCRVSATLTPSPVRRTPEPTAPRRRTRVLALPEARWALASTVAFLLAFPLDLAGASAWLYGPLYAIAYAAGGWEPALEGLRALREKSLDVDLLMIVAALGAAAIGQVLDGGLLIVIFATSGALEALATARTADSVRGLLDLAPTTATRLSADGSAEETVPTGRLAVGDVVLIRPGERIGADGQVLAGESEADQATITGEPLPVPKSPGDEVFAGTLNGTGALRVRVARDPADSVIARIVSLVEEASRTKAPTQLFIEKVEQRYAVGVVVATLAVFGIPLAFGEDLTAALLRAMTFMIVASPCAVVLATMPPLLSAIANAGRHGVLVKSAVAMERLGEIDVAALDKTGTLTEGTPEVTAVRPLPGSGLDEDGLLSLAAAAEHPSEHPLARAVVAAAGARGLRIAAADDFVATPGRGVRATVEGCVVTVGRPGEYGGAVGGEVSGGGSSDGTTVLVERDGVAVGTLTLADRPRQDAPAAVAALAAVTGASPVLLTGDNVRAADQVAAATGIVEVRAGLLPEGKVEAVRELQAGGGKVLFVGDGVNDAPALAAAHSGVAMGRAGSDLALETADAVVVRDELGAIAAVVRLSRAARRLVVQNLVIAGVCIAVLVVWDLVGHLPLPLGVAGHEGSTVVVGLNGLRLLREAAWRNAAGG
- a CDS encoding AlkA N-terminal domain-containing protein gives rise to the protein MYADTERCVRAVRSKDARFDGWFFTAVITTRIYCRPSCPVVPPKAENMTFYPSAAACQQAGFRACKRCRPDTSPGSPEWDQRADLVARAMRLVADGVVDREGVPGLARRLGYSTRQVERQLLAELGAGPLALARAQRAQTARLLIETTALPMAEIAFAAGFASIRTFNDTVREVFALSPSELRERATRSARQRSDSPGTSGVLSLRLPFRAPLNPDNLFGHLAATAVPGVEEWRDGAYRRTLRLPYGHGIVGLTPQPDHIACRLTLSDLRDLPVAISRCRRMLDLDADPVAVDEQLRTDPVLAPLVDKAPGRRVPRTVDEAEFAVRAVLGQQVSTAAARTHAARLVVAHGEPVDDPEGGLTHLFPSPEALAAVDPETLAMPRTRRTTFTTLVRQLTDGHLHVGVDSDWAETRARLLALPGFGPWTVDVIAMRALGDPDAFLAGDLGIRRAAQELGLPSTPAALTARAAAWRPWRAYAVQYLWATDSHPINFLPV